One stretch of Sulfuricystis multivorans DNA includes these proteins:
- the nrfD gene encoding NrfD/PsrC family molybdoenzyme membrane anchor subunit, with the protein MIANNRNNDISSHVRSEANAWLVACIIVGGLSGAYMLYQLMTVGHASFNTSSDGINWGLPIAAYVFFALTSSGLTMIASLATVFGFEQFYPIVKRCIWVAIVTLVAGFSVLAFELGHPFRMLWAMPTGMQVMSPMFWMGVFYLIDLVLLIIKFYLIVQEDWHSSFSRLIGIAGFVAVILASGMLGLLFGSVAMRPMWFGSFTSIYYMLTAALSGAAAIVVTTYMAFDFDSRNMPANLRAFAEGDQMPKVFATLIGITLVMILTRMWTGLWSNLDGLEGFHVLVKSPLFWVELLFGLVLPFWMMLQPGMQTRVVPQMTAAFLVLGGMAINRYEFIVSGQVVPMFKGTWVNSLEPYFPSMTEWAMAVFGLAVALGGYAIGEKMFRLSAAPAHEESGKLAGASA; encoded by the coding sequence ATGATCGCAAACAATCGCAACAATGACATCAGCAGCCATGTCCGTTCGGAGGCCAATGCCTGGCTGGTGGCATGCATCATCGTCGGTGGTCTGTCCGGCGCCTATATGCTGTATCAGCTGATGACGGTCGGCCATGCTTCGTTCAACACTTCGAGCGACGGCATCAACTGGGGTTTGCCGATCGCCGCCTATGTGTTTTTCGCACTGACCTCGTCGGGTCTGACGATGATCGCCTCGCTTGCCACGGTGTTCGGCTTCGAGCAGTTCTATCCGATCGTCAAGCGCTGCATCTGGGTGGCGATCGTCACCCTGGTCGCTGGCTTCTCGGTGCTGGCGTTCGAGCTCGGTCATCCTTTCCGCATGCTCTGGGCCATGCCCACCGGCATGCAGGTGATGAGCCCGATGTTCTGGATGGGCGTGTTCTATCTGATCGACCTCGTGCTGTTGATCATCAAGTTCTATTTGATCGTGCAAGAGGACTGGCATAGCAGCTTCTCCAGGCTGATCGGCATTGCCGGCTTCGTCGCCGTCATCCTGGCCTCAGGCATGCTGGGACTGCTGTTCGGTTCCGTTGCAATGCGGCCGATGTGGTTCGGCTCCTTCACATCGATCTACTACATGCTTACCGCTGCGCTATCAGGTGCCGCCGCCATCGTGGTGACGACGTACATGGCCTTCGATTTCGACAGCCGCAACATGCCTGCCAATCTGCGTGCCTTTGCCGAAGGCGATCAAATGCCGAAGGTCTTCGCCACGCTGATCGGCATCACCCTGGTGATGATCCTCACCCGCATGTGGACGGGCTTGTGGAGCAACCTCGATGGTCTGGAGGGCTTCCATGTGCTGGTCAAGTCGCCGCTCTTTTGGGTCGAACTATTGTTCGGTCTCGTCCTTCCCTTCTGGATGATGCTGCAGCCGGGCATGCAGACGCGCGTCGTTCCGCAGATGACCGCCGCCTTCCTGGTGCTCGGCGGCATGGCCATCAACCGTTACGAGTTCATCGTCAGCGGTCAGGTCGTGCCGATGTTCAAGGGCACCTGGGTGAATAGCCTCGAGCCCTACTTCCCCTCGATGACCGAATGGGCGATGGCGGTGTTCGGGCTGGCGGTCGCACTGGGCGGCTACGCGATCGGCGAAAAGATGTTCCGGTTGTCGGCGGCGCCCGCGCACGAGGAGAGCGGCAAACTCGCCGGCGCAAGCGCATAA
- a CDS encoding arsenate reductase ArsC, with the protein MPFNVLVLCTGNSARSILGEMLFNHLGQGRIKAYSAGSKPAGQVNPVAIETLRKHGVPADGARSKSWDEFAVPSAPTFDFIFTVCDNAANEPCPVWPGHPTTAHWGIPDPAHVEPLAARRAAFEEAYQALKKRIEAFLALPLETMGKDEILAAARRIHEGD; encoded by the coding sequence ATGCCCTTCAACGTCCTCGTTCTGTGCACCGGCAACTCGGCTCGCTCGATCCTCGGCGAGATGCTCTTCAATCATCTCGGCCAGGGCCGCATCAAGGCGTATTCGGCGGGCAGCAAGCCGGCCGGCCAGGTCAATCCGGTGGCGATCGAAACCCTGCGCAAGCATGGGGTGCCAGCGGATGGCGCGCGCAGCAAGTCCTGGGACGAGTTTGCCGTCCCGTCAGCGCCGACTTTCGACTTCATTTTCACTGTTTGTGACAACGCCGCCAACGAGCCCTGCCCGGTCTGGCCCGGCCATCCGACCACCGCGCATTGGGGGATTCCCGATCCGGCGCACGTCGAGCCGCTGGCGGCGCGCCGCGCAGCCTTCGAAGAAGCCTACCAGGCGCTGAAAAAACGCATCGAAGCCTTCCTTGCCTTGCCGCTGGAGACGATGGGCAAAGACGAAATCCTCGCCGCCGCGCGGCGCATCCACGAAGGAGACTGA
- a CDS encoding ArsR/SmtB family transcription factor, whose product MIVVSISSSFHQLVFKVSFKGRNKPSIFATIRSFWKYRMDAAAIIDKLAALAQENRLAIFRLLVATGPEGLAAGAIADALGLAAPTLSFHLAHLARAGLVSARQEGRFIYYSANFAAMDALIAVLTENCCQGGGQCLPKTAAAAISTRSRRRAA is encoded by the coding sequence GTGATCGTGGTTTCCATTTCTTCCTCCTTCCACCAATTGGTTTTCAAAGTATCGTTCAAAGGAAGAAACAAGCCAAGTATTTTCGCTACAATTCGATCATTCTGGAAATATCGAATGGATGCTGCTGCGATCATCGACAAGCTCGCCGCTTTGGCGCAGGAGAATCGGCTGGCGATTTTTCGCCTGCTGGTCGCGACCGGACCGGAAGGCCTTGCGGCCGGTGCCATCGCCGATGCCCTCGGTCTTGCCGCACCGACGCTGTCTTTCCACCTCGCGCACCTTGCACGTGCTGGTCTGGTATCGGCACGGCAAGAGGGCCGTTTCATCTACTATTCGGCCAACTTCGCGGCGATGGACGCGCTGATCGCTGTTCTCACCGAAAACTGCTGCCAGGGCGGTGGGCAATGCCTGCCGAAGACCGCAGCAGCCGCGATTTCAACCCGTTCCCGCCGCAGGGCGGCATGA
- a CDS encoding sulfurtransferase TusA family protein: protein METTITLDLSGLPCPAPLVGAKKLIDDLAPGQDLILVSDCAGTRDDLTAWCRVTGHELVEESQQAGGKTAYRIRKMAAGEHRPTAQASLDMRGITCPGPIVEARRLIEGMHSGETLLLVSDCTAAFDDIRAWSNASPQIELVASFPAPRGAYEFYLRKR from the coding sequence ATGGAAACCACGATCACACTGGATCTTTCCGGGCTGCCCTGCCCGGCGCCGCTGGTCGGCGCGAAAAAGCTAATCGACGATCTGGCACCCGGCCAGGACTTGATTCTCGTCTCCGATTGCGCTGGTACCCGGGATGATCTCACCGCCTGGTGCCGTGTCACCGGTCACGAGCTCGTCGAGGAATCGCAACAGGCAGGCGGAAAGACCGCCTACCGCATCCGCAAGATGGCTGCAGGCGAGCATCGGCCGACGGCGCAGGCCTCGCTCGACATGCGCGGGATCACCTGCCCGGGCCCGATCGTCGAGGCGCGCCGTCTCATCGAAGGCATGCACTCGGGCGAAACACTGCTGTTGGTCAGTGACTGTACTGCGGCCTTCGACGACATCCGCGCCTGGAGTAATGCCTCACCGCAAATCGAGCTCGTCGCCAGCTTCCCGGCGCCGCGCGGGGCCTACGAGTTCTATCTGCGCAAGCGGTGA
- a CDS encoding 4Fe-4S dicluster domain-containing protein translates to MTKFVRVIDTKRCMGCRACIAACAVENNFTPDAPWNVMIEYETGVYPNVGRVFVTMNCMHCEKPPCKAACDAAGFKAISKNEFGIVLIDYDKCSGCRYCVATCPYGVPQFNERRSNLFPGSKEITPYEAIAEENRHPTHRKIAGVVEKCTFCWHKLEPAIQAGNSKAIGKDPRHTPTCDLVCPVGARLFGDLDDPDSEVSQVVGRKKAARLKAEFGTRPQVYYVLEGGDN, encoded by the coding sequence ATGACCAAGTTCGTTCGCGTCATCGATACCAAGCGTTGCATGGGCTGCCGCGCCTGCATAGCGGCCTGCGCGGTGGAAAACAACTTCACGCCCGACGCACCGTGGAACGTGATGATCGAATACGAGACCGGCGTCTATCCCAACGTCGGCCGTGTGTTCGTGACCATGAATTGCATGCATTGCGAGAAGCCGCCATGTAAGGCCGCCTGCGACGCCGCCGGCTTCAAGGCCATCAGCAAGAACGAGTTCGGCATCGTGCTGATCGATTATGACAAGTGCAGCGGCTGTCGCTATTGCGTCGCTACCTGCCCTTACGGCGTGCCTCAATTCAACGAGCGGCGCTCGAATCTCTTTCCAGGCTCGAAGGAAATCACACCCTACGAAGCGATCGCCGAGGAAAACCGCCATCCGACGCATCGCAAGATCGCTGGCGTCGTCGAGAAATGCACTTTCTGTTGGCACAAATTGGAACCGGCGATCCAGGCAGGCAACAGCAAGGCCATCGGCAAGGATCCGCGCCATACACCCACATGCGATCTGGTCTGTCCGGTCGGCGCGCGCCTGTTCGGCGACCTCGACGATCCCGACAGTGAAGTCTCGCAAGTGGTCGGCAGAAAAAAGGCGGCACGGCTGAAGGCCGAGTTCGGCACCCGACCGCAGGTGTATTACGTGCTCGAGGGAGGAGACAACTGA
- a CDS encoding molybdopterin-containing oxidoreductase family protein yields the protein MGVSRRGFLKTSGALSALATAGAPLPVIAEAAKKFAVPYSPGTEKYVKSQCCHCVNFCGIEVKLQNDVIRAIYPDKARADYYNWGICPKGASGVFNTYNPYRLKKPMKRTNPDKGIGVDPKWVEISWEEAFSTITDKLAKIRADNPSKLIWHHGHGKYLIGDQFPKAFAAAFGTPNVIHRTTTCEAARHVADELTWGYHGILPDLEYTNLYLNFGANAFESEQWARWLDHATIDAKARGMKLIAIEPRLSNTGAKADEWLPIRPAKDVLLLLGMAKVLLDDGTIDKEFLVNYTNAPQLVGADGRFLRDKDGKALVWDSVSDSARPFTEGVKPALLGHYEVNGKPCATSLQLLADEVAKVTPEHVEQVAGVPAARVVSLAREFAREAKIGATIEIDGKRLRYRPVAIYSFRGLAAKEFGVQNWRAALILQMLVGSIDAVGGLHLHGVYRNPAYFEPAKCEYPPQRADLAKSVYFPHSHHDVCQQVALTLLDPKAYGLPYEPEMQIFYATNRPMSTSDAKKQFEGYKKTFNVVIDIVETELAQLADIVLPDLTYLESWHYFPGRWTPSTKHEAIRQPVVNVYGIPHDGYSIIWELAKRLGLRDAYIEQLNKIWGLKEHKFLAGRDYTAKEAVALLWEEKAHKPFDYALEHGFLGKKVGVEDRYLKGVEDKFKGPSKPKMNLYAEQLVAGYEKVKETVAKHGIENIDLDQYRIAMSPLPRAVHAEPTPHRQAHDLPFYLVTHKRMYRNQCGNTAQNPILDALGGSDTNAIVIHPEAAQRLGIRDGDWVIVETRVGRARGRTKFSQGVRPDVVTVSYHYGHFSPGFPAYAKKGTWINQALELHPDKLSGMNSFNDTKCKLIKA from the coding sequence ATGGGTGTCAGTCGCAGGGGATTCCTGAAGACGAGTGGCGCACTGAGCGCCTTGGCTACGGCAGGGGCACCTCTGCCAGTCATTGCCGAAGCAGCAAAAAAGTTCGCCGTACCGTATTCGCCCGGTACCGAGAAATACGTCAAGAGCCAGTGTTGTCATTGCGTCAATTTCTGTGGCATCGAGGTCAAGCTGCAGAATGACGTGATCCGCGCGATCTATCCGGACAAGGCTCGCGCCGACTATTACAACTGGGGCATCTGCCCGAAGGGCGCCTCGGGTGTGTTCAACACCTACAATCCATATCGGTTGAAAAAGCCGATGAAGCGCACCAATCCAGACAAGGGCATCGGTGTCGATCCAAAATGGGTCGAAATCAGCTGGGAGGAGGCTTTCTCGACCATCACCGACAAGCTCGCCAAGATCAGGGCCGATAATCCGTCCAAGCTGATCTGGCATCATGGTCACGGCAAGTACCTGATCGGCGACCAATTCCCGAAAGCCTTCGCCGCAGCGTTCGGCACGCCCAACGTCATTCATCGCACTACCACCTGCGAAGCTGCTCGCCACGTCGCCGACGAGCTGACTTGGGGTTATCACGGCATCCTGCCCGATCTCGAATACACCAACCTCTACCTCAACTTCGGCGCCAATGCTTTCGAGAGCGAACAGTGGGCGCGTTGGCTCGACCATGCGACGATCGATGCCAAGGCACGCGGGATGAAGCTCATCGCCATCGAGCCGCGCTTGTCGAATACCGGCGCCAAAGCCGACGAGTGGCTCCCGATCCGTCCGGCCAAGGATGTGCTGCTACTGCTCGGCATGGCCAAGGTGCTGCTCGACGATGGCACCATCGACAAAGAATTTCTCGTCAATTACACCAACGCGCCGCAGCTGGTCGGCGCCGATGGCAGATTTCTGCGCGACAAGGATGGCAAGGCGCTGGTTTGGGACAGCGTCAGTGATTCCGCCAGACCCTTCACCGAAGGTGTGAAGCCGGCGCTACTCGGCCACTACGAGGTAAATGGCAAGCCCTGCGCGACCAGCTTGCAGCTGCTCGCCGACGAGGTCGCCAAGGTGACGCCAGAACACGTCGAACAGGTCGCTGGCGTGCCGGCTGCGCGCGTCGTTTCGCTGGCGCGCGAGTTCGCGCGCGAGGCGAAGATCGGCGCAACGATCGAGATCGATGGCAAGCGTTTGCGTTACCGACCTGTAGCGATCTATAGCTTCCGTGGTCTTGCCGCCAAGGAATTCGGCGTGCAGAACTGGCGCGCCGCGCTGATCTTGCAGATGCTGGTCGGTAGCATCGATGCGGTGGGCGGCCTGCACCTGCATGGTGTCTATCGCAACCCGGCGTATTTCGAGCCAGCGAAGTGCGAATACCCACCCCAGCGCGCCGATTTGGCGAAGAGCGTCTATTTTCCGCACAGTCACCACGACGTCTGCCAGCAGGTGGCCCTGACGTTGCTCGATCCAAAGGCTTATGGCCTGCCCTACGAACCCGAGATGCAGATCTTCTACGCCACCAACCGGCCGATGTCCACCTCAGATGCGAAGAAGCAGTTCGAGGGTTACAAAAAGACCTTCAACGTGGTGATCGACATCGTCGAGACCGAGCTGGCGCAGCTGGCCGACATCGTGCTGCCCGATCTGACCTATCTCGAATCCTGGCACTACTTTCCAGGCCGCTGGACGCCGAGCACCAAGCACGAGGCGATCCGCCAGCCTGTCGTCAATGTCTATGGCATTCCACATGATGGCTATTCGATCATCTGGGAATTGGCCAAACGCCTTGGCCTGCGTGATGCCTACATCGAGCAGTTGAACAAGATCTGGGGACTCAAGGAGCACAAGTTCCTAGCTGGCCGCGATTACACGGCAAAGGAGGCCGTCGCTCTGCTGTGGGAGGAGAAGGCACACAAACCTTTCGATTACGCGCTCGAACACGGCTTCCTGGGCAAGAAGGTCGGCGTCGAAGATCGCTATCTGAAAGGCGTCGAAGACAAGTTCAAGGGGCCAAGCAAACCGAAGATGAACCTCTATGCCGAACAGCTGGTGGCCGGCTACGAGAAAGTGAAGGAGACGGTCGCCAAGCACGGTATCGAGAACATCGATCTCGACCAGTATCGTATCGCGATGTCGCCGTTGCCGCGCGCGGTGCATGCCGAGCCGACGCCGCATCGTCAGGCGCATGATCTTCCCTTCTATCTCGTCACACATAAGCGCATGTATCGCAACCAGTGTGGCAACACGGCGCAAAACCCGATTCTCGATGCCCTGGGCGGTAGCGACACGAATGCGATCGTGATCCATCCCGAGGCGGCGCAACGGCTGGGCATCCGGGACGGTGATTGGGTGATCGTCGAAACACGCGTCGGCCGCGCGCGCGGCCGGACGAAATTCAGCCAGGGCGTGCGTCCCGACGTGGTCACCGTCTCTTATCACTACGGCCATTTCAGCCCCGGTTTCCCCGCTTATGCGAAGAAAGGCACCTGGATCAACCAGGCATTGGAGCTGCACCCGGACAAGCTGTCGGGCATGAACTCTTTCAATGACACCAAGTGCAAGTTGATCAAAGCCTGA
- a CDS encoding NAD(P)/FAD-dependent oxidoreductase: protein MMTFTNRRDFLKALSAASLVAWGIAPRFANAAAKARVVVIGGGYGGAIAAKYLKLAEPGMEVILIEKNKQYVSCPFSNEVIGGHAGMDLLTFGYDNLARRGIKLVFDTVEAIDPEARIVRIKSGTKFNYDYCIVSPGVDFMWNEIEGYEEAASQIMPHAWKAGPQTELLAKQIRDIRDGGVVVISAPADPFRCPPGPYERACEIAGYFKKYKPRSKVIILDAKETFSKKALFEQGWKQHYEGYITWVSGQKGGEVTRVDPKTMTVYTDSGKIQADVVNVIPSQGAGQIAVQAGLAKKGDWCPVNFATFESKIHKNIHVLGDAVDSPMPKSGYSANSHAKVAVAAILAALRNEPLVPPALTNTCYSLIAPDHGISVAHIFELVNGRLVTVKGAGGTSPLDATPEFRRLEAVYAHSWYRNITTEMFG, encoded by the coding sequence ATGATGACATTCACGAATCGGCGAGATTTCCTGAAAGCGCTGAGTGCGGCATCTCTGGTCGCGTGGGGGATCGCCCCGAGATTTGCCAATGCGGCGGCCAAGGCGCGCGTCGTGGTCATCGGCGGGGGCTACGGTGGAGCGATCGCGGCCAAATATCTCAAACTGGCCGAACCCGGAATGGAAGTGATTCTGATCGAGAAGAACAAGCAGTATGTTTCCTGCCCGTTCAGCAATGAAGTCATCGGTGGTCATGCGGGCATGGATTTGCTGACTTTTGGGTACGACAACCTTGCCAGGCGCGGCATCAAACTGGTTTTCGATACGGTCGAGGCCATCGACCCTGAGGCGCGTATCGTGCGCATCAAGAGTGGCACCAAGTTCAATTACGATTATTGCATCGTCTCGCCTGGTGTCGATTTCATGTGGAACGAAATCGAAGGTTACGAAGAAGCGGCCAGCCAGATCATGCCCCACGCGTGGAAAGCCGGCCCGCAGACCGAACTCCTCGCCAAGCAGATTAGGGACATCCGGGATGGTGGCGTGGTCGTCATCAGCGCTCCCGCCGACCCTTTTCGCTGTCCGCCCGGGCCCTATGAACGAGCATGCGAGATTGCCGGCTATTTCAAGAAATACAAGCCCAGGTCAAAGGTGATCATCCTCGACGCAAAAGAGACTTTCTCGAAGAAGGCGTTGTTCGAACAAGGTTGGAAGCAACATTACGAAGGCTATATCACTTGGGTGAGCGGCCAAAAAGGTGGCGAGGTCACGCGTGTCGATCCAAAGACCATGACCGTCTACACAGACTCCGGAAAGATCCAGGCCGATGTGGTCAACGTCATCCCTAGCCAGGGTGCCGGGCAAATTGCGGTTCAAGCCGGATTGGCGAAAAAAGGTGACTGGTGTCCGGTCAACTTCGCCACTTTCGAGTCGAAAATTCACAAAAACATCCATGTCCTCGGGGACGCAGTCGATAGCCCGATGCCCAAGTCGGGTTACTCGGCAAATTCGCATGCCAAGGTGGCGGTGGCGGCGATCCTCGCTGCACTCCGCAATGAACCGTTGGTTCCGCCAGCGCTGACCAATACCTGCTACAGCCTGATTGCCCCCGATCATGGCATTTCGGTTGCGCACATTTTCGAGCTGGTGAATGGCAGGCTGGTAACGGTCAAAGGGGCAGGTGGCACTTCACCTCTGGACGCCACGCCGGAATTCCGCCGGCTCGAAGCGGTTTATGCCCATAGTTGGTACAGGAACATCACCACGGAAATGTTTGGATGA
- a CDS encoding molecular chaperone TorD family protein, with the protein MNDQDTQLDWQAFWLTLANAFMPPKRPEVAAAFRDVLADDLEALGTALDLDLSVELADLRQAIAALSDDEALLVAYSHLFLQPPLPASLNLGLYVDGALNGPCLDVLENAYRKIGIAKREDLHDLPDHAAMQMEVLAVLFGEREPAMTPSDFANLCLVGALPRLANAVVADSPASPWAALSRIAARAIQTFALAPDKETLHRSRRAQGRADTGIGVWRHCARCGKPFAREKEIQIMAKALEQANLPSDFLVNCPDCRDAAQGFFRRPIK; encoded by the coding sequence ATGAACGATCAAGACACCCAACTCGATTGGCAAGCCTTTTGGCTCACGCTGGCCAATGCCTTCATGCCACCCAAACGGCCGGAAGTCGCCGCGGCGTTTCGCGACGTGCTGGCTGACGATCTCGAAGCGCTCGGCACGGCGCTGGATCTCGATCTTTCCGTCGAGCTTGCCGACTTGCGTCAGGCCATCGCAGCGCTGTCCGACGACGAGGCGCTGCTCGTCGCTTACAGCCACCTTTTTCTGCAACCGCCCCTGCCGGCCAGTTTGAACCTCGGCCTCTACGTCGATGGCGCGCTCAATGGCCCCTGCCTCGACGTGCTCGAAAACGCCTATCGCAAGATCGGCATCGCCAAGCGCGAGGACCTGCACGATCTACCCGATCATGCCGCGATGCAGATGGAAGTCCTCGCCGTACTGTTCGGTGAGCGTGAGCCGGCGATGACGCCCAGCGATTTCGCCAATCTCTGCCTGGTCGGCGCCCTGCCGCGGCTGGCGAACGCAGTGGTTGCCGACTCGCCTGCTTCGCCTTGGGCCGCGCTGTCGCGCATCGCCGCTCGTGCGATCCAGACTTTTGCCCTGGCGCCGGACAAGGAAACCCTGCATCGCAGTCGCCGTGCGCAAGGCCGCGCCGACACCGGCATCGGCGTCTGGCGCCACTGCGCACGCTGTGGCAAACCCTTCGCGCGCGAAAAGGAAATCCAGATCATGGCCAAGGCTCTGGAGCAGGCGAACCTGCCGAGCGATTTCCTCGTGAATTGCCCAGACTGCCGCGATGCCGCGCAAGGTTTTTTCCGTCGGCCGATCAAGTAG
- a CDS encoding c-type cytochrome yields MTQAKGKLLLLVVGLVLALSARADLGSMLGNTCAGCHGLNGASAGETMPIIAGLPRDFILMAMKEYREGIRGSTIMGRIAKGYNDQQLMAISEFFAKQTWLPAAQRFDQSVLERGEKLHRKRCEACHRDNGTSMALDMQPLAGQWAGYLRIYMSTCRDAKWKSRHPDAMTSICNDLSDGDVAALVQFYASQK; encoded by the coding sequence ATGACGCAAGCGAAAGGCAAATTGCTTTTGCTGGTGGTGGGCCTGGTGCTCGCTTTGAGTGCGCGCGCCGATCTGGGCTCGATGCTGGGCAATACCTGTGCCGGTTGTCATGGCCTGAATGGCGCGAGCGCCGGCGAGACGATGCCGATCATTGCCGGCCTGCCGCGCGACTTCATTTTGATGGCAATGAAGGAATACCGTGAAGGGATACGTGGTTCGACCATCATGGGGCGCATTGCCAAGGGTTACAACGATCAACAACTGATGGCGATCTCAGAATTCTTTGCCAAGCAAACATGGTTGCCGGCTGCGCAGAGATTCGATCAGAGCGTGCTCGAACGCGGCGAGAAGCTGCACCGCAAGCGCTGCGAGGCATGTCACCGCGACAATGGCACCAGCATGGCGCTCGACATGCAGCCGCTGGCCGGCCAATGGGCGGGTTATTTGAGAATCTACATGAGCACATGCCGTGATGCGAAATGGAAAAGCCGGCATCCGGATGCAATGACCTCGATCTGCAACGACCTCAGCGATGGTGACGTTGCGGCGCTCGTGCAATTCTATGCCAGTCAGAAATAA
- a CDS encoding TorD/DmsD family molecular chaperone yields the protein MNDLVDLGDWAEKRSQIYWLFARFFLVPPDAEFIAALSGVSLAVGDDDMDPIDGAAAQLQRCLGTASLQDLQVEHLRLFGGVREGYGPPPPYESIHREGRLLGESTESVLRHYCKHGFFLEGEHGGRGDHLGLELKFLALLCHEESRRWRDGNISLGLAALAAQWAFIVEHLHAWAPNYCRRIQGETVQAFFQAAMALTAAMIEQDALRLPALLNELSTTNEVEVMEGELQ from the coding sequence ATGAATGACCTGGTCGACTTGGGCGATTGGGCCGAAAAGCGCAGCCAAATTTACTGGCTGTTCGCGCGCTTTTTCTTGGTGCCACCCGATGCCGAATTCATCGCGGCCCTGTCAGGGGTTTCTCTGGCGGTCGGCGACGATGACATGGATCCGATCGACGGCGCAGCAGCGCAATTACAGCGTTGCCTGGGTACGGCTTCTTTGCAGGATTTGCAGGTCGAGCATCTGCGCCTTTTCGGCGGCGTGCGCGAGGGCTACGGACCGCCGCCACCCTACGAGTCGATCCATCGTGAAGGCCGCCTGTTGGGAGAGAGTACCGAATCGGTGCTGCGGCATTACTGCAAACATGGATTCTTCCTCGAAGGTGAGCATGGCGGGCGGGGAGATCATTTGGGCCTCGAACTCAAATTTCTCGCCCTGCTTTGTCATGAAGAAAGTCGGCGCTGGCGGGACGGCAATATCTCGTTGGGTCTTGCGGCCTTGGCGGCGCAATGGGCGTTCATCGTCGAGCATCTGCATGCCTGGGCGCCCAATTATTGCCGTCGAATACAAGGCGAAACGGTGCAAGCATTTTTCCAGGCCGCGATGGCATTGACTGCGGCAATGATCGAGCAGGATGCTCTCCGGTTGCCAGCCTTGCTGAACGAGCTGAGCACAACGAACGAGGTCGAAGTAATGGAAGGAGAATTGCAATGA
- a CDS encoding 4Fe-4S dicluster domain-containing protein: MAKWGMVIDLEKCVGCQACTIACGMENTRLPGEHWQDVIFFQEGEYPNTEIKWFPRPCMHCENPSCVAVCPVRATYKSEDGQVLIDWERCIGCKYCMIACPYGVRFYTEEKARYGGPNMKDVFPSNDAHSWNPPWRMPQEDWKHGVGVQPHDVVSKCTFCYHRVSKAPKGTVDLDPQNPATREFTPACVVTCPTGARFFGDLANPDSEVNKQIAYKNGVRLLDHLGNKPQVYYLTGEGGSVPATRSIKKI; encoded by the coding sequence ATGGCAAAGTGGGGAATGGTCATCGACCTCGAAAAATGCGTGGGCTGCCAAGCCTGCACGATCGCCTGCGGCATGGAAAACACACGCTTGCCTGGCGAGCACTGGCAGGACGTCATCTTCTTCCAGGAAGGCGAGTATCCGAACACCGAAATCAAGTGGTTCCCGCGTCCTTGCATGCATTGCGAGAACCCGTCCTGCGTCGCGGTCTGCCCGGTACGTGCCACCTACAAGTCGGAGGACGGCCAGGTGCTGATCGACTGGGAACGCTGCATCGGCTGCAAGTACTGCATGATCGCCTGCCCGTATGGTGTGCGCTTCTACACCGAGGAGAAGGCGCGCTACGGTGGCCCGAACATGAAGGACGTGTTCCCGAGCAACGACGCGCATTCCTGGAATCCACCCTGGAGGATGCCGCAGGAAGACTGGAAGCACGGTGTCGGCGTGCAGCCGCACGATGTGGTGTCGAAATGCACCTTCTGCTATCACCGCGTGTCCAAGGCGCCCAAGGGCACGGTAGACCTCGATCCACAAAACCCGGCTACACGCGAATTCACGCCGGCCTGCGTCGTCACATGCCCGACCGGCGCGCGCTTCTTCGGTGACCTGGCGAACCCGGATTCCGAGGTCAACAAACAGATCGCCTACAAGAATGGCGTGCGCCTGCTGGATCACCTTGGCAACAAGCCGCAGGTCTACTACCTCACTGGCGAGGGGGGCTCGGTCCCGGCCACGCGTTCGATCAAAAAGATTTAA